One Helicoverpa zea isolate HzStark_Cry1AcR chromosome 11, ilHelZeax1.1, whole genome shotgun sequence genomic window carries:
- the LOC124634552 gene encoding nonsense-mediated mRNA decay factor SMG8 isoform X2, which translates to MKNFIECHWDERRAILYLHAITYLDTKRLTALAATLDEDSKSADTDADAANWLVASGDLAAESCKAIALIFHLCHIVVLSSPTSVFDLGYLQLFKAMDAYRNEQLARSTAALVTAKTTGNWESHRRSCCPRLLFHFRRAPNPVRKVPAALKRLEHAVEDQLYFILRKARIITNVCAKSLFAIPKNEEFVYISGEEESSGARELSSLVRGLAARCNATPDPGAQRPSFRQFLQTHIDMAFGEGFDDNVGKYAMSTSFFELPSAQSWRSAAQALTPVYLSSKEEDQTSGALYDALATDVRFSQARCAKVLPIAQASYAEGLPAHYSSQHHAHKVGVALGVLGSMARGPLARAARARLRAACAATWRARSLCEALSLTGHVCIEPDHDSSKEHSSGVRYVSACNCGRCKCSREDPYTLRRANLTFYAQAAEECGVCVTLQAIDFPVFQPSTPSYKAAALKDEVEEPSESAVVRASPAGSGASPSDANWSAPDALSPGSARDDDDDDDKSHASDTRYVVPLTRDAAEKVMSRQPSTTEYLPGMLHTASPAGLLPAFSSWSVVCLGASSLYSHSLGLPEHLQPGFLPHTNYLLPWDCAVRVESMSAWRVSGPTRGRGKIAPHHHLTVKIFIGFEYECPRGHRFMMSGPDTVVSGGGGGCSREAGAAGGRLAAADMPLYAACLCRAAPAPPLAQLMRVHVVTPKAPVHVTLDPKVQPIPGGPIFIPQPVGSPPIKLSASAYWVLRLPYMYSDERGCLPRPRAGALQHPGMLIAPLFGLQD; encoded by the exons ATGAAG AATTTTATAGAATGCCACTGGGACGAGCGTCGCGCCATCCTCTACCTCCATGCCATCACATACCTCGACACAAAGCGGCTAACAGCCCTAGCCGCGACTCTTGATGAAGACTCCAAGAGTGCAGACACTGATGCAGACGCTGCCAACTGGCTGGTGGCATCAGGCGACCTGGCAGCAGAGTCCTGCAAGGCTATCGCGCTGATATTCCACCTGTGTCATATTGTGGTGCTGTCTTCTCCTACATCGGTGTTTGATCTGGGCTATCTACAGCTGTTTAAGGCTATGGATGCTTACAG AAATGAGCAACTAGCGCGCAGCACAGCAGCCCTTGTAACAGCAAAGACGACAGGAAACTGGGAGTCTCACAGACGTAGCTGTTGCCCTCGACTTCTCTTCCACTTCCGGCGCGCCCCCAACCCTGTGCGGAAGGTACCAGCGGCGCTGAAGAGGTTGGAGCACGCAGTGGAAGACCAGCTGTATTTTATATTGAGGAAGGCTAGGATTATTACTAATGTTTG CGCAAAATCCCTATTCGCGATCCCAAAGAACGAAGAATTCGTTTACATAAGTGGCGAGGAGGAGAGCTCAGGGGCCCGCGAACTAAGTTCCCTGGTCCGCGGCCTCGCAGCCCGGTGTAACGCGACCCCCGATCCGGGGGCCCAGCGGCCTAGCTTCCGACAGTTCTTGCAAACTCATATAGACATGGCGTTTGGAGAAGGCTTCGATGATAACGTCGGGAAGTATGCTATGAGTACGTCGTTCTTTGAG CTACCAAGCGCACAATCCTGGCGCTCAGCCGCCCAGGCTCTGACCCCGGTATACTTATCAAGCAAGGAGGAGGATCAGACATCCGGCGCCCTGTACGACGCGCTCGCTACTGACGTGCGATTCTCACAAGCGAGGTGTGCTAAG GTTCTGCCAATAGCGCAAGCGTCGTACGCGGAAGGTTTGCCCGCGCATTATTCCAGTCAACATCACGCACATAAA GTGGGCGTGGCGCTGGGCGTGCTGGGCAGCATGGCGCGGGGCCCGCTggcgcgcgcggcgcgggcgcggctgCGGGCCGCGTGCGCCGCCACGTGGCGCGCGCGCAGTCTGTGCGAGGCGCTGTCGCTCACCGGCCACGTCTGCATCGAGCCCGACCA TGACAGCAGCAAGGAACACTCATCAGGCGTCCGCTACGTGTCGGCCTGCAACTGCGGGCGCTGCAAGTGTTCGCGCGAGGACCCGTACACGCTGCGCCGCGCTAACCTCACGTTCTACGCGCAGGCGGCCGAGGAGTGCGGCGTCTGTGTCACGCTGCAGGCCATCGACTTCCCTGTCTTCCAGCCCTCCACGCCTAGTTACAA AGCGGCAGCCTTAAAGGACGAAGTGGAAGAGCCATCAGAAAGCGCCGTGGTCCGCGCGTCGCCGGCCGGCTCGGGCGCTTCGCCCTCCGACGCGAACTGGTCGGCGCCCGACGCCCTGTCCCCGGGCTCCGCGAGAGatgacgacgatgatgatgataaatccCATGCCTCTGATACCAGATATGTGGTGCCGCTCACCAGGGATGCTGCTG AAAAAGTAATGAGCCGCCAACCCTCAACAACAGAGTACCTGCCAGGCATGTTACACACGGCCAGCCCAGCAGGCCTTCTGCCGGCGTTCTCGAGCTGGTCAGTGGTGTGCCTGGGCGCGTCGTCGCTATACTCGCACTCGCTGGGCCTGCCCGAGCACCTGCAGCCGGGCTTCCTGCCGCACACTAACTATCTGCTGCCGTGGGACTGTGCCGTCCG TGTGGAGTCGATGAGCGCATGGCGGGTGTCGGGCCCGACGCGCGGGCGCGGCAAGATCGCGCCGCACCACCACCTCACCGTCAAGATATTCATCGGCTTCGAGTACGAGTGCCCCCGGGGACACAG GTTCATGATGTCTGGTCCGGACACGGTGGtgtcgggcggcggcggcggctgctcgcgcgaggcgggcgcggcgggcgggcgGCTGGCGGCGGCCGACATGCCGCTGTACGCCGCCTGCCtgtgccgcgccgcgcccgcgccgccgctggCGCAGCTCATGCGCGTGCACGTCGTCACGCCCAAGGCGCCCGTGCATGTCACGCTCGACCCTAAG GTACAACCAATACCCGGCGGTCCGATCTTCATCCCGCAACCAGTGGGGTCCCCGCCTATCAAGCTCTCAGCCTCAGCGTACTGGGTGCTTCGACTCCCGTACATGTACAGCGACGAGCGCGGCTGCCTGCCTCGACCCAGGGCCGGAGCCCTGCAGCACCCCGGCATGCTCATAGCACCTCTATTCGGACTGCAGGACTAG
- the LOC124634552 gene encoding nonsense-mediated mRNA decay factor SMG8 isoform X1 — MKVFSITDIPEFSKKERIVVVGVIGKSPYRYPNKTTPLLPSVQSKENFIECHWDERRAILYLHAITYLDTKRLTALAATLDEDSKSADTDADAANWLVASGDLAAESCKAIALIFHLCHIVVLSSPTSVFDLGYLQLFKAMDAYRNEQLARSTAALVTAKTTGNWESHRRSCCPRLLFHFRRAPNPVRKVPAALKRLEHAVEDQLYFILRKARIITNVCAKSLFAIPKNEEFVYISGEEESSGARELSSLVRGLAARCNATPDPGAQRPSFRQFLQTHIDMAFGEGFDDNVGKYAMSTSFFELPSAQSWRSAAQALTPVYLSSKEEDQTSGALYDALATDVRFSQARCAKVLPIAQASYAEGLPAHYSSQHHAHKVGVALGVLGSMARGPLARAARARLRAACAATWRARSLCEALSLTGHVCIEPDHDSSKEHSSGVRYVSACNCGRCKCSREDPYTLRRANLTFYAQAAEECGVCVTLQAIDFPVFQPSTPSYKAAALKDEVEEPSESAVVRASPAGSGASPSDANWSAPDALSPGSARDDDDDDDKSHASDTRYVVPLTRDAAEKVMSRQPSTTEYLPGMLHTASPAGLLPAFSSWSVVCLGASSLYSHSLGLPEHLQPGFLPHTNYLLPWDCAVRVESMSAWRVSGPTRGRGKIAPHHHLTVKIFIGFEYECPRGHRFMMSGPDTVVSGGGGGCSREAGAAGGRLAAADMPLYAACLCRAAPAPPLAQLMRVHVVTPKAPVHVTLDPKVQPIPGGPIFIPQPVGSPPIKLSASAYWVLRLPYMYSDERGCLPRPRAGALQHPGMLIAPLFGLQD, encoded by the exons ATGAAGGTATTTTCCATAACCGATATACCTGAGTTCTCGAAGAAGGAACGTATAGTTGTAGTGGGTGTTATAGGAAAATCGCCGTATCGGTACCCTAACAAAACAACCCCACTTTTGCCTTCTGTCCAGTCCAAAGAG AATTTTATAGAATGCCACTGGGACGAGCGTCGCGCCATCCTCTACCTCCATGCCATCACATACCTCGACACAAAGCGGCTAACAGCCCTAGCCGCGACTCTTGATGAAGACTCCAAGAGTGCAGACACTGATGCAGACGCTGCCAACTGGCTGGTGGCATCAGGCGACCTGGCAGCAGAGTCCTGCAAGGCTATCGCGCTGATATTCCACCTGTGTCATATTGTGGTGCTGTCTTCTCCTACATCGGTGTTTGATCTGGGCTATCTACAGCTGTTTAAGGCTATGGATGCTTACAG AAATGAGCAACTAGCGCGCAGCACAGCAGCCCTTGTAACAGCAAAGACGACAGGAAACTGGGAGTCTCACAGACGTAGCTGTTGCCCTCGACTTCTCTTCCACTTCCGGCGCGCCCCCAACCCTGTGCGGAAGGTACCAGCGGCGCTGAAGAGGTTGGAGCACGCAGTGGAAGACCAGCTGTATTTTATATTGAGGAAGGCTAGGATTATTACTAATGTTTG CGCAAAATCCCTATTCGCGATCCCAAAGAACGAAGAATTCGTTTACATAAGTGGCGAGGAGGAGAGCTCAGGGGCCCGCGAACTAAGTTCCCTGGTCCGCGGCCTCGCAGCCCGGTGTAACGCGACCCCCGATCCGGGGGCCCAGCGGCCTAGCTTCCGACAGTTCTTGCAAACTCATATAGACATGGCGTTTGGAGAAGGCTTCGATGATAACGTCGGGAAGTATGCTATGAGTACGTCGTTCTTTGAG CTACCAAGCGCACAATCCTGGCGCTCAGCCGCCCAGGCTCTGACCCCGGTATACTTATCAAGCAAGGAGGAGGATCAGACATCCGGCGCCCTGTACGACGCGCTCGCTACTGACGTGCGATTCTCACAAGCGAGGTGTGCTAAG GTTCTGCCAATAGCGCAAGCGTCGTACGCGGAAGGTTTGCCCGCGCATTATTCCAGTCAACATCACGCACATAAA GTGGGCGTGGCGCTGGGCGTGCTGGGCAGCATGGCGCGGGGCCCGCTggcgcgcgcggcgcgggcgcggctgCGGGCCGCGTGCGCCGCCACGTGGCGCGCGCGCAGTCTGTGCGAGGCGCTGTCGCTCACCGGCCACGTCTGCATCGAGCCCGACCA TGACAGCAGCAAGGAACACTCATCAGGCGTCCGCTACGTGTCGGCCTGCAACTGCGGGCGCTGCAAGTGTTCGCGCGAGGACCCGTACACGCTGCGCCGCGCTAACCTCACGTTCTACGCGCAGGCGGCCGAGGAGTGCGGCGTCTGTGTCACGCTGCAGGCCATCGACTTCCCTGTCTTCCAGCCCTCCACGCCTAGTTACAA AGCGGCAGCCTTAAAGGACGAAGTGGAAGAGCCATCAGAAAGCGCCGTGGTCCGCGCGTCGCCGGCCGGCTCGGGCGCTTCGCCCTCCGACGCGAACTGGTCGGCGCCCGACGCCCTGTCCCCGGGCTCCGCGAGAGatgacgacgatgatgatgataaatccCATGCCTCTGATACCAGATATGTGGTGCCGCTCACCAGGGATGCTGCTG AAAAAGTAATGAGCCGCCAACCCTCAACAACAGAGTACCTGCCAGGCATGTTACACACGGCCAGCCCAGCAGGCCTTCTGCCGGCGTTCTCGAGCTGGTCAGTGGTGTGCCTGGGCGCGTCGTCGCTATACTCGCACTCGCTGGGCCTGCCCGAGCACCTGCAGCCGGGCTTCCTGCCGCACACTAACTATCTGCTGCCGTGGGACTGTGCCGTCCG TGTGGAGTCGATGAGCGCATGGCGGGTGTCGGGCCCGACGCGCGGGCGCGGCAAGATCGCGCCGCACCACCACCTCACCGTCAAGATATTCATCGGCTTCGAGTACGAGTGCCCCCGGGGACACAG GTTCATGATGTCTGGTCCGGACACGGTGGtgtcgggcggcggcggcggctgctcgcgcgaggcgggcgcggcgggcgggcgGCTGGCGGCGGCCGACATGCCGCTGTACGCCGCCTGCCtgtgccgcgccgcgcccgcgccgccgctggCGCAGCTCATGCGCGTGCACGTCGTCACGCCCAAGGCGCCCGTGCATGTCACGCTCGACCCTAAG GTACAACCAATACCCGGCGGTCCGATCTTCATCCCGCAACCAGTGGGGTCCCCGCCTATCAAGCTCTCAGCCTCAGCGTACTGGGTGCTTCGACTCCCGTACATGTACAGCGACGAGCGCGGCTGCCTGCCTCGACCCAGGGCCGGAGCCCTGCAGCACCCCGGCATGCTCATAGCACCTCTATTCGGACTGCAGGACTAG
- the LOC124634432 gene encoding cytoplasmic polyadenylation element-binding protein 1-B isoform X2 yields the protein MPLLHQDNSRGGGGSAENRRSLADFLGLDTTLLTEPAATSAVLQLNNSSNECGVESEWRWEEPGSPEAAQTPRALVPPACFPPRHPTAFASYSESAQPGALWTEDSSEQGITDLVASLALAIPSVSQWRGDGAAREEPWPESSQCTDRAAFLQRRASFCGVSSDRHGSGVLRWGGKLPPRCSDPSGGFSAKVFLGGLPWDITEQALMQTLKHFQPVRVEWPGRAGGTGAPRGYAYVTFDSERRVRALLAASRRDGNDWYYRMGARKARSKEVQVIPWALSDSNWVSGGSVRLEARRTVFVGALHGMLSASALATIMNDLFSGVVYAGIDTDKYKYPIGSGRVTFDNVRSYVRAIYAAYITIHTDKFTKKVQVNPYLEDSMCSVCNVQQGPYFCREPTCFGYFCRSCWSWQHSSNKHQPLTRHSKSGAPPAAARALMSSPTEHGSFNGMCTSTNDGTPSPATSGTSTSEEASGGGEEAAEGGGGGAWPQ from the exons ATGCCGCTTCTACATCAG GACAACAGCCGCGGAGGCGGCGGTTCTGCAGAGAACCGACGCTCCTTGGCAGATTTCCTGGGACTGGATACCACGCTGTTGACTGAGCCTGCTGCCACATCTGCAGTACTGCAGCTCAACAATAGTAGCAAT GAGTGTGGAGTGGAGAGCGAGTGGCGCTGGGAGGAGCCGGGGAGCCCCGAGGCTGCGCAGACGCCGCGTGCGCtagtgccgcccgcgtgcttcCCGCCGCGACATCCCACCGCATTCGCGAGTTACAG TGAGAGCGCCCAGCCCGGCGCCCTGTGGACCGAAGACTCCTCCGAACAAGGGATTACCGACCTTGTGGCCTCCTTA GCCCTGGCGATTCCATCGGTGTCGCAGTGGCGGGGCGACGGCGCCGCGCGTGAGGAGCCCTGGCCCGAGAGCAGTCAGTGCACTGACCGGGCCGCCTTTTTGCAGAGACGCGCTTCTTTTT GTGGCGTATCCAGCGATCGGCACGGGAGCGGAGTCCTGCGCTGGGGCGGCAAGCTGCCCCCGCGGTGCTCGGACCCGAGCGGGGGCTTTAGTGCCAAGGTGTTCCTCGGAGGCCTGCCGTGGGACATCACGGAGCAGGCGCTCATGCAGACCTTGAAGCACTTCCAGCCAGTACG TGTGGAGTGGCCAGGCCGCGCGGGCGGGACCGGCGCTCCGCGCGGATACGCGTACGTGACGTTTGACAGCGAGCGCCGCGTGAGGGCGCTACTGGCGGCCAGTAGACGCGACGGCAATGACTGGTACTATAGGATGGGTGCCAGGAAGGCGAGGAGTAAGGAG GTGCAGGTGATCCCGTGGGCGCTGTCGGACTCGAACTGGGTGTCGGGCGGGTCGGTGCGGCTGGAGGCGCGACGCACGGTGTTCGTGGGCGCCCTGCACGGCATGCTGTCCGCCTCCGCACTCGCTACTATCATGAATGATCTCTTTTCTGGCGTTGTTTATGCTG GTATAGACACGGACAAGTACAAGTACCCGATAGGCTCCGGGCGCGTGACGTTCGACAACGTGCGCTCGTACGTGCGCGCGATATACGCCGCCTACATCACGATACACACTGACAAGTTTACTAAGAAG GTGCAAGTGAACCCGTACTTGGAGGACTCTATGTGCTCTGTGTGCAACGTGCAGCAGGGGCCGTACTTCTGTCGCGAGCCCACGTGCTTCGG CTACTTCTGCCGCTCGTGCTGGTCGTGGCAGCACAGCAGCAACAAGCACCAGCCCCTCACGCGCCACTCCAAGAGCGGCgccccgcccgccgccgcccgcgcgctcATGTCGTCGCCCACTGAACATGGCTCCTTCAATGGCATGTGCACTTCCACTAATGACG GTACACCAAGCCCCGCGACAAGTGGTACCAGTACCAGCGAGGAGGCGAGCGGTGGAGGGGAGGAGGCGGCTGAGGGGGGCGGCGGAGGGGCGTGGCCTCAGTAG
- the LOC124634432 gene encoding cytoplasmic polyadenylation element-binding protein 1-B isoform X1, producing the protein MPLLHQDNSRGGGGSAENRRSLADFLGLDTTLLTEPAATSAVLQLNNSSNECGVESEWRWEEPGSPEAAQTPRALVPPACFPPRHPTAFASYSESAQPGALWTEDSSEQGITDLVASLKALAIPSVSQWRGDGAAREEPWPESSQCTDRAAFLQRRASFCGVSSDRHGSGVLRWGGKLPPRCSDPSGGFSAKVFLGGLPWDITEQALMQTLKHFQPVRVEWPGRAGGTGAPRGYAYVTFDSERRVRALLAASRRDGNDWYYRMGARKARSKEVQVIPWALSDSNWVSGGSVRLEARRTVFVGALHGMLSASALATIMNDLFSGVVYAGIDTDKYKYPIGSGRVTFDNVRSYVRAIYAAYITIHTDKFTKKVQVNPYLEDSMCSVCNVQQGPYFCREPTCFGYFCRSCWSWQHSSNKHQPLTRHSKSGAPPAAARALMSSPTEHGSFNGMCTSTNDGTPSPATSGTSTSEEASGGGEEAAEGGGGGAWPQ; encoded by the exons ATGCCGCTTCTACATCAG GACAACAGCCGCGGAGGCGGCGGTTCTGCAGAGAACCGACGCTCCTTGGCAGATTTCCTGGGACTGGATACCACGCTGTTGACTGAGCCTGCTGCCACATCTGCAGTACTGCAGCTCAACAATAGTAGCAAT GAGTGTGGAGTGGAGAGCGAGTGGCGCTGGGAGGAGCCGGGGAGCCCCGAGGCTGCGCAGACGCCGCGTGCGCtagtgccgcccgcgtgcttcCCGCCGCGACATCCCACCGCATTCGCGAGTTACAG TGAGAGCGCCCAGCCCGGCGCCCTGTGGACCGAAGACTCCTCCGAACAAGGGATTACCGACCTTGTGGCCTCCTTA AAGGCCCTGGCGATTCCATCGGTGTCGCAGTGGCGGGGCGACGGCGCCGCGCGTGAGGAGCCCTGGCCCGAGAGCAGTCAGTGCACTGACCGGGCCGCCTTTTTGCAGAGACGCGCTTCTTTTT GTGGCGTATCCAGCGATCGGCACGGGAGCGGAGTCCTGCGCTGGGGCGGCAAGCTGCCCCCGCGGTGCTCGGACCCGAGCGGGGGCTTTAGTGCCAAGGTGTTCCTCGGAGGCCTGCCGTGGGACATCACGGAGCAGGCGCTCATGCAGACCTTGAAGCACTTCCAGCCAGTACG TGTGGAGTGGCCAGGCCGCGCGGGCGGGACCGGCGCTCCGCGCGGATACGCGTACGTGACGTTTGACAGCGAGCGCCGCGTGAGGGCGCTACTGGCGGCCAGTAGACGCGACGGCAATGACTGGTACTATAGGATGGGTGCCAGGAAGGCGAGGAGTAAGGAG GTGCAGGTGATCCCGTGGGCGCTGTCGGACTCGAACTGGGTGTCGGGCGGGTCGGTGCGGCTGGAGGCGCGACGCACGGTGTTCGTGGGCGCCCTGCACGGCATGCTGTCCGCCTCCGCACTCGCTACTATCATGAATGATCTCTTTTCTGGCGTTGTTTATGCTG GTATAGACACGGACAAGTACAAGTACCCGATAGGCTCCGGGCGCGTGACGTTCGACAACGTGCGCTCGTACGTGCGCGCGATATACGCCGCCTACATCACGATACACACTGACAAGTTTACTAAGAAG GTGCAAGTGAACCCGTACTTGGAGGACTCTATGTGCTCTGTGTGCAACGTGCAGCAGGGGCCGTACTTCTGTCGCGAGCCCACGTGCTTCGG CTACTTCTGCCGCTCGTGCTGGTCGTGGCAGCACAGCAGCAACAAGCACCAGCCCCTCACGCGCCACTCCAAGAGCGGCgccccgcccgccgccgcccgcgcgctcATGTCGTCGCCCACTGAACATGGCTCCTTCAATGGCATGTGCACTTCCACTAATGACG GTACACCAAGCCCCGCGACAAGTGGTACCAGTACCAGCGAGGAGGCGAGCGGTGGAGGGGAGGAGGCGGCTGAGGGGGGCGGCGGAGGGGCGTGGCCTCAGTAG